A section of the Piliocolobus tephrosceles isolate RC106 chromosome 14, ASM277652v3, whole genome shotgun sequence genome encodes:
- the QRFP gene encoding orexigenic neuropeptide QRFP has product MVRSYPLVCLLLLPLGTCFPLLDRREPTDAMGGTGARESWADLAEGPRPHSVWGSSRWPRASQPQALLVTARGLQTSGREHAGCRFRVGRQDEGSEANDLLPARGVKASGPLGNLAEELNGYSRKKGGFSFRFGRR; this is encoded by the coding sequence ATGGTAAGGTCCTACCCCCTGGTCTGCCTCCTCCTCTTGCCGCTGGGCACCTGCTTTCCTCTACTGGACAGAAGAGAGCCCACAGACGCCATGGGTGGCACTGGAGCCAGAGAAAGCTGGGCCGACCTGGCCGAGGGGCCCCGACCCCACTCTGTGTGGGGCTCCTCTCGGTGGCCGAGAGCTTCACAGCCACAGGCCCTGCTTGTCACGGCCAGGGGGCTGCAGACATCGGGCAGAGAGCATGCTGGCTGCAGGTTCCGCGTCGGGAGGCAGGATGAAGGCAGCGAGGCCAATGACCTCCTCCCTGCCAGAGGGGTGAAGGCCAGCGGCCCGTTAGGGAACCTGGCTGAGGAGCTCAACGGCTACAGCAGGAAGAAAGGCGGCTTCAGCTTCCGCTTCGGTCGGCGGTGA